The proteins below come from a single Yamadazyma tenuis chromosome 5, complete sequence genomic window:
- the DBR1 gene encoding lariat debranching enzyme (COG:A; EggNog:ENOG503NU5D; BUSCO:EOG09262LI4), whose protein sequence is MLSRSLFHNKQVFLPLVTGTIGAFAAYQYYSTLITNDTGKTFTDPNDWVDLRLKSSANVGSSSKRLVFQLNEQTDVSGLVTASCLLTKFVTAKGSNVIRPYTPISDNDTKGVIEFIIKKYDGGKMSSHIHDLKPGETLSFKGPIIKWKWEPNQYKSIFLIGGGTGIAPLYQLIHEIAKNPEDKTKVNLYYGSVDSNDVLLRTELDQIVAEHKDQITVEYFLDKAPPNWSGRTGFIDKDFLSEKLPAPSKDSKVFICGPPGLYKAISGPKTSPTDQGEVTGILADLGYTKEHYKDAVTLIGKKVDLLVITGDFQALRNNTDLNAIAVPSKYKSLGHFHKYYSGQKRAPIPTIFIGGNHESSSYLTELKYGGWVAPNIYYLGEFGCLWYKGLRIVGASGIFNYSSFLDNRIEDVPLPYTPSTIRSVYHMTPMNYLKMMLIQSELNIDIVVSHDWPQYIYHQGGLDGLLKKKPFFKDDINSGRLGSPLLKNVFNHLRPTYWFSSHLHVKFEVDVPGHQQLQKTKNTDEIDLDMGMDDTEEEEESSSSSTHFLALDKCGKHRRHLEIFNVSVDKNHISFDKDDFYYDRRAIVINKLMGRFVVSDKGKQIKPKELLDSSYTIKVLRVLNQEIEEELNSLSVNPEDFKVPFNFKVIAPSGLISPDLQFWPNNQTEEYCTKFDISR, encoded by the exons ATGTTATCCAGATCATTGTTCCACAACAAACAAGTCTTCTTGCCATTGGTGACTGGCACCATTGGGGCGTTTGCTGCGTACCAATATTACTCCACCCTAATCACTAACGATACTGGAAAAACATTCACCGACCCCAACGACTGGGTGGATTTGAGATTGAAGTCCTCTGCCAACGTTGGTTCCAGCTCCAAGAGATTGGTTTTCCAATTGAACGAACAAACTGATGTTAGTGGATTGGTCACTGCTTCTTgtttgttgaccaagtttgTTACTGCAAAGGGTAGCAATGTTATCAGACCATATACCCCAATCAGTGACAACGACACCAAGGGAGTTATTGAatttatcatcaaaaagtaCGATGGTGGTAAGATGTCTTCTCATATCCACGACTTGAAGCCTGGTGAAACCTTGTCTTTCAAAGGTCCAATCATCAAGTGGAAATGGGAACCAAACCAATACAAATCCATCTTTCTCATTGGTGGAGGTACTGGTATTGCTCCTTTGTACCAATTGATTCATGAAATCGCCAAAAACCCAGAAGATAAGACTAAGGTTAACTTGTACTACGGAAGTGTTGATTCCAACGATGTCTTGTTGAGAACCGAATTGGACCAAATTGTTGCTGAACACAAGGATCAGATCACCGTCGAGTACTTTTTAGACAAGGCCCCACCTAACTGGAGCGGAAGAACTGGTTTCATCGATAAGGACTTTTTGTCTGAAAAGTTGCCAGCTCCTTCTAAGGACTCCAAGGTATTTATTTGTGGACCTCCAGGTTTGTATAAGGCTATTTCGGGACCCAAAACCTCTCCAACTGATCAGGGAGAAGTCACGGGTATCTTGGCCGACTTAGGATACACTAAGGAACat TACAAGGATGCTGTCACG CTCATAGGAAAGAAGGTTGACTTACTTGTCATCACGGGAGATTTTCAAGCACTCCGAAACAACACTGACTTAAATGCCATCGCAGTACCTTCAAAATACAAATCCTTGGGACACTTCCACAAGTACTATTCGGGACAAAAGCGAGCCCCAATACCGACAATCTTTATTGGTGGGAATCATGAGTCGTCCAGTTACCTTACAGAGTTGAAGTATGGTGGGTGGGTAGCTCCCAATATATATTATTTGGGAGAATTTGGATGTTTGTGGTACAAAGGTTTACGTATTGTGGGGGCCAGTGGCATCTTCAATTACTCGTCATTTCTCGATAACAGGATAGAAGATGTACCGTTACCATACACTCCCCTGACCATACGGTCAGTCTACCACATGACACCCATGAattatttgaagatgatgttgatACAGTCTGAGTTGAACATAGATATAGTGGTGAGTCACGATTGGCCCCAGTATATTTACCACCAAGGCGGCTTGGAtggtcttttgaagaagaagccatttttcaaagatgatATCAATTCCGGGCGTCTTGGAAGTCCTTTGTTAAAAAATGTGTTCAATCACTTGAGGCCAACATACTGGTTTCTGAGCCACCTCCACGTCAAGTTCGAAGTGGATGTTCCTGGTCACCAACAGTTgcagaaaacaaaaaataCCGACGAAATCGACCTTGATATGGGGATGGATGatacagaagaagaagaagaatcatcatcactgtCTACTCATTTTCTTGCTCTTGATAAATGTGGAAAGCATAGAAGGCACTTGGAAATTTTCAATGTTCTGGTAGACAAGAACCATATTTCGTTTGACAAGGACGATTTCTACTATGATAGAAGAGCTATTGTTATCAATAAGCTAATGGGTCGGTTTGTAGTATCTGACAAGGGCAAACAGATCAAGCCCAAGGAATTGTTAGACAGTTCGTACACAATCAAAGTACTTAGGGTGCTTaaccaagaaattgaagaggaGCTAAATTCATTGAGTGTAAATCCAGAAGATTTTAAGGTGCCTTTTaatttcaaagtcattgcTCCTAGCGGGCTTATTTCTCCTGATCTACAATTTTGGCCTAACAACCAAACAGAGGAATATTGTACAAAGTTTGATATTTCAAGGTGA
- a CDS encoding ADP-dependent NAD(P)H-hydrate dehydratase (BUSCO:EOG09263Y3L; EggNog:ENOG503NUFF; COG:G), whose amino-acid sequence MLRGKSHRELIELSKVIIQPLLPNLYKGQAGKVAVIGGCEDYTGAPYFASSASALIGSDLTHVICEKVAAPIIKSYSPDLMVHPYLFDTGNPEITSQFSPDQMEELRTLSLKDVIKPSFKLLDGFIESKVLPKVLGLIDRCDIFIIGPGFGRDSLMVKSMIKILEQIKVANKPVILDADALFVVSLDPTIIQGYKKAILTPNLIEFERIASHFGIESILKETRLDPILNAVSQLSTKLGVTVMRKSNAEIIVDGENHLINDLSGSARRIGGQGDTLTGCLATFVNWSYHYQAGLWDNEGPKLNAQDSTLLACYASSAIVRLASRKAFKRYGRAMQTSDIQRFLGEAYTELYDSEEFIKV is encoded by the coding sequence ATGTTGAGAGGAAAGAGTCACAGAGAGCTCATTGAGTTGTCCAAGGTTATAATTCAACCACTATTGCCCAACTTGTATAAAGGCCAGGCCGGGAAAGTGGCGGTGATTGGTGGGTGTGAAGATTATACTGGTGCTCCTTATTTTGCATCTTCTGCGAGTGCCTTAATTGGTAGTGATCTTACCCACGTTATTTGCGAAAAGGTGGCTGCTCCCATCATCAAGTCGTATTCTCCAGACTTAATGGTACATCCATATTTGTTCGATACCGGCAATCCTGAGATCACTTCCCAATTTCTGCCTGATCAAATGGAAGAATTGAGAACACTAAGTCTCAAGGATGTGATCAAGCCCAGTTTTAAGCTACTAGATGGGTTTATCGAATCCAAAGTCTTACCcaaagtacttggacttATCGACAGGTGTGACATCTTTATAATTGGACCGGGGTTTGGCAGAGACTCATTGATGGTAAAGTCAATGATCAAGATTCTAGAGCAAATCAAGGTTGCTAATAAGCcggtgattttggatgcAGATGCCCTTTTCGTGGTGAGCTTGGATCCTACTATTATTCAAGGGTATAAAAAGGCTATCTTGACTCCGAACTTGAttgagtttgaaagaaTCGCCAGCCACTTTGGTATCGAGTCAATATTGAAAGAGACTCGGTTAGATCCCATTCTCAATGCTGTAAGTCAATTGAGCACCAAATTGGGAGTAACTGTGATGAGGAAATCGAATGCTGAGATCATCGTGGATGGTGAAAACCACCTCATCAACGATCTTAGTGGCTCggcaagaagaattggaggCCAAGGTGATACTCTTACCGGATGTTTGGCTACCTTTGTGAATTGGTCATACCACTACCAAGCTGGACTTTGGGATAACGAGGGACCCAAGCTAAATGCTCAAGATTCCACCTTATTGGCGTGCTATGCGTCTTCTGCCATTGTCAGATTGGCCTCGCGAAAGGCTTTTAAGCGGTACGGACGGGCAATGCAGACGTCCGATATTCAACGCTTTTTGGGTGAGGCTTATACTGAGCTTTATGATAGCGAAGAGTTCATTAAGGTTTAG
- a CDS encoding uncharacterized protein (EggNog:ENOG503P2JE; COG:K), protein MNRYKPKRMRPINACVSCRTRKIKCDKGQPCSKCSKYGGECVYQPFDFLPREANEQVSVGEDLSLLDSQEVEKQIAEAQMNIANLEKELTSAKSLVARSLEREISSTGSTPSSPFSSTSSSSTTNISSADKTPTAYLAIPLQQRQIIGLDDPVPFEFSEAERKLEVNIFDLYNPVKTDGVIRKQSPPLSWMSFINCDRFLNAMQQAVYKDLSLDSKLNFLNSIADAGCSEATERLFTMKYHDDEDLDDFKPIDEADLNPSLLPLGLETLNSNVFPMGDYVQPEFQLSKQICQFLPDRRIIDMLVDRFFIYLYPFIHVLDQHDFLNQVDRILKDLDRGQVVIKDKFDLTQIGILLIMLRLSYVSLYTCNKSLNESNLMQNLKFEEEDEDNVRFLLKHPIDLKAVDLSQQCLNKVGLFSTLTLSNLQLALMIRSYQKYGPEYILGSGENEPYSFDVIISILAQKLEVFHELGPKLSERERNLRRKIGAYLISLSLLNFGALNCVKNFKMAICNIQIPEYTKENSNNFNENTERITLQILSSILSPGQLYSDTQSLFENYSSPNFEKASQGLIDSYEKTFTPLLIRRAHDKYTICIINTLTIRSRLMRCFVKLSIKFHLYNSLEDRTLTHKLLDDMLQIIFKEMLVLCKAIFSKEGCFANTIDLIFIPSLIHLIHRVLLIITGMMIRLNLILNKFKRQSINNHYTHNCEHLLGLFNKTNAVFFKFLLNLSNRYYYGWRVFKTQNYFIRCINLLELRSIFKDVDISENFKFTNNWVLQISELITHQLNDDQSPSISS, encoded by the coding sequence ATGAACAGATATAAGCCAAAGCGTATGAGACCCATAAATGCTTGTGTTTCTTGTAGAACCAGAAAGATAAAATGTGACAAGGGCCAGCCGTGCTCCAAGTGTTCCAAGTACGGTGGCGAATGTGTATATCAGCCATTTGACTTCTTACCAAGAGAAGCTAATGAGCAGGTTTCTGTTGGCGAAGACTTAAGCTTATTGGATAGTCAGGAGGTAGAAAAACAGATAGCTGAAGCTCAAATGAATATAGCCAATCTAGAAAAAGAGCTAACTTCCGCAAAATCTTTGGTTGCTAGGTCTTTGGAGAGGGAAATAAGCTCAACTGGCTCCACACCGTCATCTCCTTTCTCATCTACCTCGTCTTCAAGCACCACAAATATATCTTCAGCTGATAAAACTCCTACGGCATACTTGGCTATTCCTCTTCAGCAGCGTCAGATTATAGGGCTCGACGACCCTGTCCCATTCGAATTTTCAGAAGCAGAGAGAAAACTAGAAGTCAATATCTTTGATCTTTATAATCCTGTTAAAACTGATGGGGTTATACGAAAACAATCACCTCCCCTATCATGGATGTCGTTCATCAATTGTGATCGATTTCTCAATGCCATGCAACAAGCGGTGTATAAAGACTTATCATTGGACTCGAAATTGAACTTTTTAAACCTGATAGCTGATGCTGGATGTTCCGAGGCTACAGAAAGATTATTCACTATGAAATAtcatgatgatgaagacctcgatgatttcaaacccaTTGATGAGGCTGACCTTAACCCCAGTCTACTACCATTGGGATTAGAAACGTTGAATTCTAATGTGTTCCCAATGGGGGACTATGTGCAACCTGAATTTCAGTTACTGAAACAAATTTGCCAGTTTCTTCCTGATCGTAGGATCATAGACATGTTGGTGGACCGATTTTTCATTTACTTGTACCCATTTATAcatgttcttgatcaacatgATTTCTTGAATCAAGTTGACCGGATTTTAAAGGATTTGGACAGGGGCCAGGTGGTGATTAAAGATAAATTTGATCTCACCCAAATAGGAATTCTATTGATAATGTTGAGGCTAAGCTACGTGTCTTTGTATACATGTAACAAGAGTTTGAATGAATCAAATTTGATGCAGAATCttaaatttgaagaagaagatgaagacaatgTTCGGTTTTTGCTCAAACATCCAATTGATTTGAAAGCAGTTGATTTATCTCAACAATGTTTGAATAAGGTGGGGTTATTTTCCACACTTACGCTAAGCAATCTTCAATTAGCCTTAATGATACGATCCTACCAAAAATATGGGCCCGAGTATATTTTAGGTTCAGGAGAGAATGAACCTTACTCGTTTGACGTTATCATTTCCATATTGGCACAAAAACTCGAGGTGTTCCATGAACTTGGCCCAAAGCTTTCAGAAAGGGAGAGGAACTTGAGACGGAAAATCGGAGCATATCTTATATCTCTATCTCTCTTAAATTTTGGAGCTTTAAATTGTGTCAAAAACTTTAAAATGGCTATTTGCAATATCCAAATTCCTGAGTATACTAAAGAAaactccaacaatttcaacgAAAATACAGAGAGAATAACACTTCAAATATTGTCAAGTATTTTATCCCCCGGGCAATTGTATTCTGACACACAACTGTTATTTGAAAACTACTCTTCTCCTAATTTTGAGAAGGCTAGTCAGGGCCTCATCGATTCGTATGAGAAAACATTTACGCCACTCCTCATCAGAAGGGCTCATGACAAATACACTATTTGTATTATCAATACGTTAACTATAAGGTCTAGGCTTATGCGATGTTTCGTGAAactttcaatcaaatttCACTTGTATAACAGCTTAGAAGATCGGACTTTAACCCATAAGCTTCTTGACGATATGCTTCAAATaattttcaaagaaatgCTTGTGCTATGCAAAGCAAttttttccaaagaaggaTGCTTTGCAAACACCATAGACCTAATATTCATTCCTTCATTGATACATTTAATCCACCGTGTGCTTTTAATCATCACTGGTATGATGATCAGACTaaatttgattttgaacaagttcaagcGACAACTGATTAATAACCATTACACCCACAATTGTGAACATTTGCTAGGattattcaacaaaaccaatgccgtgtttttcaaatttcTTCTTAACTTAAGTAACCGGTACTATTATGGGTGGAGAGTGTTCAAGACACAGAACTACTTTATTCGCTGCATAAACTTGCTCGAACTTCGAtcaattttcaaagatgTGGACATTTCAGAGAATTTCAAGTTTACCAACAACTGGGTATTGCAAATCAGTGAATTAATCACCCATCAGTTGAACGATGATCAATCACCCTCTATTAGCTCATAG
- a CDS encoding uncharacterized protein (COG:B; EggNog:ENOG503Q07R) — MDFQEDLTVSGDTLDKSGKVKPVCTFCKRRKIKCDRGIPCSSCIRFNNKECVYVDPNPKSIKKKASKPSKKTLESEIEILKERIGELQKSIVNDRGDVVGETSPNGKPPLASYSLDHATEARYENDFDELMQLVEEHSWNESFNLLNQGSVVFDHEPLGRKNFGFFSWKACYVVDPALKYMGAYAKRLHQEGKGFYGSNDLSEANTRRINGFFSYNVEPLVHKNETCVLPNCHLCSGSNSMEVEEPPQKVNRSSSILNPINVLNNKAETKFSELFELQRKIELFLPSKRIILTFLNRFFKTLYTFMPVIDESDFKSQVCRLLEGTELDERPVSLRIKTKLDFAYLGILLLLLRLSYLALLPMNQWTKSAIKDHYMEEEIEEVRMLLNHNIGLDAARLSQDCVGVFNLCGVINLTIFQLVLVTRTYSIFAPEKGDGPEQGEAQILNTTLFQMAYGLGIHREPNNTTVFQDEKSKNLIRKMWSMLLMLDLNHSLEYGDPLNVSRFSYDTLYPTFRKENSNLIDLNREKFVVECYQFMEICYKPLIGFISELLDVNATYNVTTLCKKLRYLRATLFNPQDGLITSWVRKFDASQETNTMLNLTKYKIQLQFSHFICTLYFHLYNYFEKKKLFEVAFYYLFNLMNKVLLVLFPFYFELVNLKSVEPTIDFVLVPGIQSLLHKATLFLLSLMVRIKINIIASMDAPNHMLLFRSDMQYRRNFDSLCSLFHKLLEISSCLTSIADAYSKKYYYSWMISRVNKFFLSLIKSPDFREIVYNGSASFPIFADFEKVDKLQELLNLCLETKAKLSSSNPNIDKSYTRNDADLFDSSLVNPYKETDISPFNDTNYSSTVSSNFEKESMDRTTNDGRNTMSSDMGDNGIPSEEVDNIWLQLLGVRDGSVNEAEDFLGHDIPQTSFSYPEATRVPPEMSKQMGNMNIQSPNFNFEQSPFLGANGELTQKSVVDAFLIDELFGDFS, encoded by the coding sequence ATGGATTTCCAAGAGGATTTAACGGTTCTGGGGGATACACTTGACAAGCTGGGTAAAGTGAAGCCAGTGTGTACCTTTTGTAAACGACGGAAAATTAAATGTGACCGTGGCATTCCTTGCTCATCTTGTATAAGGTTTAACAACAAGGAATGTGTGTATGTGGACCCCAATCCCAAATcaatcaagaagaaggcgaGCAAGccttcaaagaagacatTGGAACTGGAAATAGAGATTTTGAAAGAGAGAATTGGTGAACTTCAGAAGAGTATCGTTAATGATAGAGGGGACGTGGTTGGGGAAACATCTCCAAATGGTAAACCTCCTCTTGCTTCGTATTCATTGGACCACGCCACGGAAGCGAGGTACGAGAATGATTTTGACGAGTTAATGCAATTGGTGGAGGAGCATAGCTGGAATGAGTCATTTAACTTACTTAATCAGGGAAGTGTAGTGTTTGACCACGAGCCACTAGGTAGGAAAAATTTTGGGTTTTTCTCCTGGAAGGCATGCTATGTGGTGGATCCTGCCTTAAAGTATATGGGTGCATATGCCAAAAGATTGCACCAGGAAGGTAAGGGGTTCTACGGATCTAATGATTTGAGTGAGGCTAACACAAGAAGGATCAATGGTTTTTTCCTGTACAACGTGGAACCTTTAGTTCACAAGAACGAGACTTGTGTGCTTCCCAACTGTCATCTTTGCAGTGGTTCCAATTCTATGGAAGTGGAAGAGCCTCCTCAAAAAGTGAACCGCTCTAGCTCGATATTAAATCCCATTAATGTTCTTAATAATAAAGCTGAAACCAAGTTTTCtgaactttttgaactACAGAGAAAAATCGAGTTGTTCTTGCCATCAAAGAGAATCATTCTAACCTTTCTCAACAGGTTTTTCAAAACCTTGTATACTTTCATGCCAGTTATCGATGAGTCTGACTTCAAGTCTCAGGTCTGTAGACTCCTTGAAGGAACAGAACTTGATGAGCGGCCTGTGAGCTTAAGGATAAAGACCAAGTTGGATTTTGCGTACTTGGGTATACTACTTTTACTTCTAAGGTTGTCGTATTTGGCTTTGTTGCCAATGAATCAATGGACCAAAAGTGCAATAAAAGACCACTatatggaagaagaaattgaggAAGTTAGAATGTTATTAAATCATAATATTGGCCTCGATGCTGCGAGGTTGTCTCAAGACTGTGTGGGTGTTTTTAATTTGTGTGGAGTCATTAACCTCACCATTTTCCAGTTGGTATTGGTCACTAGAACGTATAGCATCTTTGCGCCTGAAAAGGGAGATGGTCCAGAGCAAGGTGAAGCTCAAATACTTAATACTACGTTATTCCAAATGGCTTACGGTTTGGGTATTCACCGTGAACCAAATAACACCACTGTTTTCCAAGATGAAAAATCGAAGAACTTGATTAGAAAAATGTGGTCAATGCTATTGATGTTGGATCTTAACCATTCATTGGAATATGGCGACCCTTTAAATGTGAGCCGGTTTTCTTATGACACGCTTTATCCAACTTTCCGAAAAGAGAACTCAAACTTGATTGATTTGAATAGAGAGAAATTCGTGGTTGAATGTTATCAGTTTATGGAAATCTGCTATAAGCCTTTGATTGGGTTCATTAGTGAATTACTTGATGTCAACGCTACTTATAATGTGACCACACTCTGCAAAAAGCTTCGGTATTTGAGAGCCACTTTATTTAATCCACAAGATGGACTCATAACTTCTTGGGTTCGTAAGTTTGATGCTTCACAGGAGACAAATACTATgctcaacttgaccaagtatAAGATTCAATTGCAATTTTCCCATTTCATTTGTACCTTATATTTCCACTTGTATAACTATTtcgaaaagaagaagctatTTGAAGTGGCATTCTATTAccttttcaacttgatgaacaaagttttgttggtgttgtttcCTTTCTATTTTGAATTGGTCAACCTAAAGAGTGTTGAACCTACTATTGATTTTGTGTTGGTACCTGGTATACAATCACTTTTACATAAGGCAACATTATTTTTGTTGTCCTTAATGGTGAGAATCAAGATCAATATTATCGCTAGTATGGATGCCCCAAACCATATGTTATTATTCCGGTCCGATATGCAATACAGAAGAAATTTTGATAGTTTATGCAGCTTGTTTCATAAATTACTTGAAATAAGTAGCTGTTTGACGAGCATTGCAGATGCATACAGCAAAAAATACTATTACTCCTGGATGATTTCACGAGTGAAtaaattcttcttgagcCTCATCAAGTCTCCAGATTTCAGAGAAATTGTTTACAATGGATCTGCTTCATTCCCAATCTTTGCCGATTTTGAGAAGGTTGATAAGTTACAAGAATTGTTGAACTTATGtcttgaaacaaaagcAAAGTTATCCAGTCTGAACCCAAATATCGACAAGTCTTACACCAGAAACGACGCAGACCTctttgattcttctttggtcaacCCATACAAAGAGACAGATATATCACCTTTTAATGATACTAATTATTCAAGTACTGTATCCTCTAACTTTGAAAAGGAATCGATGGATAGAACCACTAATGATGGAAGAAACACAATGAGTTCTGATATGGGTGATAATGGAATTCCTCTGGAAGAAGTCGATAACATCTGGTTGCAGTTACTTGGAGTCCGTGATGGTTCTGTCAATGAAGCCGAAGACTTTTTGGGTCATGATATTCCTCAAACCAGCTTTTCATATCCAGAGGCTACAAGAGTTCCACCTGAAATGAGTAAGCAAATGGGAAATATGAACATTCAAAGCCCAaatttcaactttgaacaatccCCATTTCTTGGAGCCAATGGGGAGCTAACTCAAAAATCGGTTGTTGATGCGTTCTTAATCGACGAGCTATTTGGAGATTTCTCTTGA
- the HPA3_2 gene encoding D-amino-acid N-acetyltransferase (EggNog:ENOG503P61M; COG:E) — protein sequence MSVVIRPIELKDKEAWTKLWCDPEQSYLEFYKGLDKVTKEATENTFSRFLDPNIASYAAVAEVNGELIGFVTYLTHIYTWSEQDKTYLGDLYVSPNSRLGGVGRKLIEYVYGEADKLNCPNVYWSTQFENHRAQLLYTKVGVKSGFLLYRRP from the coding sequence ATGTCAGTAGTTATTAGACCAATTGAATTGAAAGATAAAGAGGCCTGGACTAAATTGTGGTGTGATCCTGAACAATCGTACCTCGAATTCTACAAGGGCCTTGATAAAGTCACCAAAGAGGCAACTGAAAATACTTTTTCTAGGTTCTTAGATCCCAATATTGCTTCCTACGCGGCAGTTGCAGAGGTGAATGGAGAATTAATTGGGTTTGTCACGTACCTCACTCATATCTACACTTGGTCTGAACAAGACAAGACCTACTTGGGAGACTTATACGTTAGTCCAAACAGCCGATTAGGAGGGGTAGGAAGAAAGTTGATCGAATATGTTTATGGTGAAGCTGACAAATTGAACTGTCCCAACGTCTACTGGTCAActcaatttgaaaaccatCGTGCACAGTTATTGTACACCAAGGTGGGTGTTAAATCCGGATTCTTGCTCTACAGAAGACCATAG
- a CDS encoding uncharacterized protein (EggNog:ENOG503Q3QB; COG:K), translating into MPNKKFPPPPVLKTTIIQLNKELDQHNSSFEILTDYHHNDEQDHQLPSELPFSSPLMTTGESKKKRRRSTSNFNEEELAKRKMETKQLHSLIEKRRRIKINREFEALKYLIPACRTSKSPGEKSVNNNSKIDGMYKLTILKSSVEYIMYLHHLIQKQSELLRSSDAEFDFDNTFTKYPLNVNDYRNIDKDFSFKKLLEEANGQLSVDHNELTGLGSSSSRSSTSSGNLPITFEDTNLEFNDNEDEDSFQLPSPIITPDMPPNRFRYNSKFQLPDPALSLPQKKLFKSPPKSVVINGDIDEEINATKTLLSLRKSSIDNLLN; encoded by the coding sequence ATGCCTAACAAAAAGTTCCCACCGCCTCCGGTGTTGAAGACAACAATTATCCAACTCAACAAGGAGTTGGATCAACATAATAGTAGCTTCGAGATATTAACTGATTACCACCACAATGATGAACAGGACCACCAATTACCGTCTGAACTTCCATTCTCTTCCCCTTTGATGACAACGGGTGagtccaagaagaaaagaagaagatccacCAGCAATTTCAACGAAGAGGAGTTGGCAAAACGAAAGATGGAAACCAAACAATTACATTCACTTATcgaaaagagaagaagaatcaagATCAATAGAGAGTTTGAAGCcttgaagtatttgataCCTGCTTGCAGAACTAGCAAGTCTCCTGGGGAGAAGTCCGTCAATAATAATTCCAAGATTGATGGGATGTACAAGTTGACAATCTTGAAGAGTTCGGTTGAATATATCATGTACCTTCACCATTTAATACAGAAACAACTGGAGTTACTAAGACTGTCAGATGCTGAGTTTGACTTTGACAATACCTTCACTAAATATCCTTTGAATGTCAACGATTATAGAAACATCGACAAAGAtttcagcttcaagaagttaCTAGAGGAAGCAAACGGCCAATTGAGTGTCGACCACAACGAATTGACAGGATTGGGAAGCAGCAGTAGCAGAAGTTCAACCAGCTCTGGAAACCTACCAATTACTTTCGAAGATACCAATCTCGAATTCAATgacaatgaagatgaagattCTTTCCAGCTCCCTAGCCCCATTATAACACCCGACATGCCTCCTAACAGATTCAGATACAACTCAAAGTTCCAGTTACCTGATCCGGCCTTGTCGTTACCACAaaagaagcttttcaaaAGCCCTCCTAAACTGGTTGTTATAAATGGggatattgatgaagaaattaaTGCCACCAAAACGTTACTTAGCTTGAGAAAGAGTTCAAttgacaacttgttgaattga
- the SLU7 gene encoding mRNA splicing protein (COG:A; EggNog:ENOG503NWMQ), whose protein sequence is MEDNKYIPKFIKQTPWYKEGQSEEVKDHSYSKHGDGFSKDSYDAKRDKWEGYQVDYTKKENSTGLNVNGDDEGDDTDYELELTELGLSRKDIKDNNKQDKHEKLMRSRDDVPSYIKSIKTVQNDNEWEASNKS, encoded by the coding sequence ATGGAAGATAACAAATACATTCCCAAATTCATAAAGCAAACGCCGTGGTACAAGGAAGGTCAGCTGGAAGAGGTGAAGGACCACAGCTATTCCAAGCACGGCGATGGGTTTCTGAAAGATAGTTATGATGCTAAGCGTGATAAGTGGGAAGGGTACCAAGTAGACTACacaaagaaagaaaactCCACCGGACTCAACGTAAACGGCGATGACGAGGGCGACGACACCGACTATGAGTTGGAGTTAACGGAGTTGGGCCTTCTGCGGAAAGATATAAAGGACAACAACAAGCAAGATAAACATGAGAAGTTAATGAGAAGTCGGGACGATGTACCCAGTTATATCAAGTCTATCAAAACCGTTCAAAATGACAATGAGTGGGAAGCAAGTAACAAATCATGA